One Arcobacter arenosus DNA window includes the following coding sequences:
- a CDS encoding Fe(3+) ABC transporter substrate-binding protein: protein MIKQIILSFFIFTSFVFASSEVNVYSHRHYDTDKQLYKMFEEKMGIKVNVVNADANALIKRLESEGEKSPADVLITVDAGRLYQAKSKELIQSIESKYLMEVVPENMRDEDNKWFALTKRVRAFIVPIDSNIEIKTYEDLIKPEYKKMIMVRSSNHVYNQSMLAAVIAHHGEEYALKWAQGVVKNMARKPRGNDRYQVKAVANGIGKIAIANTYYVGKMIGNKDIAESEAVKKVKIIFPKFENGGTHINVSGAGVAKYAPNKENAIKFIEFLLSPEAQDLFANGNFEYPVAKGVKKNDVVSSWGTFEEDNISINTMGKYNINAVKIFDKAGWK, encoded by the coding sequence ATGATTAAACAAATTATTTTAAGTTTTTTTATTTTTACAAGTTTTGTTTTTGCTTCAAGTGAAGTAAATGTATATTCCCATAGACATTATGATACAGATAAACAATTATATAAGATGTTTGAAGAAAAAATGGGTATTAAAGTAAATGTTGTAAATGCAGATGCCAATGCCTTAATCAAAAGATTAGAAAGTGAAGGTGAAAAATCTCCTGCTGATGTTTTAATCACTGTTGATGCAGGAAGACTTTATCAAGCAAAATCAAAAGAATTAATTCAATCAATTGAGTCAAAATATTTAATGGAAGTTGTACCAGAAAATATGAGAGATGAAGATAATAAATGGTTTGCTTTAACAAAAAGAGTAAGAGCTTTTATTGTTCCAATTGATAGTAACATTGAGATTAAAACTTATGAAGATTTAATAAAACCAGAATATAAAAAAATGATTATGGTTAGATCTTCAAACCATGTTTACAACCAATCAATGCTTGCCGCTGTTATTGCTCACCATGGTGAAGAGTATGCTTTAAAATGGGCACAAGGTGTTGTAAAAAATATGGCAAGAAAACCTAGAGGAAATGATAGATACCAAGTAAAAGCAGTTGCAAATGGAATTGGAAAAATTGCTATTGCAAATACTTATTATGTTGGTAAAATGATTGGTAATAAAGATATTGCAGAAAGTGAAGCTGTTAAAAAAGTTAAAATTATATTTCCAAAGTTTGAAAATGGTGGAACACATATAAATGTTAGTGGGGCAGGGGTTGCTAAATATGCTCCTAATAAAGAAAATGCTATAAAATTTATAGAGTTTTTATTAAGTCCTGAAGCACAAGATTTATTTGCAAATGGAAATTTTGAGTATCCTGTGGCAAAGGGTGTTAAGAAAAATGATGTAGTATCTTCATGGGGAACTTTTGAAGAAGATAATATTTCAATAAATACTATGGGAAAATATAATATAAATGCTGTTAAAATATTTGATAAAGCAGGGTGGAAATAA
- a CDS encoding ABC transporter permease, which translates to MKIFNKLTVSSIFLTLFISIPGLILISNVFVDSNNWTHLVDTVLFEYIYNSLYIMFGVAILTIFLGFTTAYITTFFKFFGSHFFHYGLILPFAIPTYIMSYIYGGMFDITGSVTTFILDLMGKTLNEVYFFDIMSIEGAIIVMSLVLYPYVYLISKTYLKSESSSIIEASKTMGLTNFQIFYKVILPISRPAIVAGAILAVMEAVADYGVMDYYGVSTFVTGIFRTWLGMGSVEDASKLASMLMLFVFLLIFLERFQRKNKRYKSSGKDFKPIVKEKITGFKAVLAFFACFIPFFFGFLLPFSQMSYWFYISYEEIIDEDFLTILYQTLGLGISSSIIITALAFIIVYNVRIHKSKIADNLVQIAKLGYSIPGAVVAVGVLSFFSYIDKSFDILLSGTVIAVIFGYIVRFIAISINNYESGFSKIPQSYDDACKTMQVGSFYTFFKVIFPLLKGSIMTSFIVIFIETLKELPLTMILRPFNFDTLPVLSHELVTQAQVIESAVPAMFIVLFGMVSVLVLVKKMVKD; encoded by the coding sequence TTGAAGATTTTTAATAAGTTAACAGTAAGTAGTATTTTTTTAACACTATTCATCTCTATTCCAGGTTTAATTTTAATTTCAAATGTTTTTGTGGACAGTAATAACTGGACACATTTAGTTGATACTGTACTTTTTGAATATATTTATAACTCTTTATATATCATGTTTGGAGTTGCTATATTAACGATTTTTTTAGGTTTTACAACAGCTTATATAACAACTTTTTTTAAATTTTTTGGCTCACATTTTTTCCACTACGGTTTAATTTTACCCTTTGCAATCCCTACATATATTATGTCGTATATCTATGGGGGTATGTTTGATATTACCGGTTCAGTTACAACTTTTATTTTAGATTTAATGGGTAAAACTTTAAATGAAGTATATTTCTTTGATATTATGTCTATTGAAGGTGCTATTATAGTAATGTCTTTGGTTTTATATCCTTATGTTTATTTAATCTCAAAAACATATTTAAAATCTGAATCAAGTTCAATTATAGAAGCTTCTAAAACTATGGGATTAACAAATTTCCAGATTTTTTATAAAGTAATTTTACCAATATCAAGACCTGCAATTGTAGCTGGGGCAATTTTGGCAGTTATGGAAGCAGTTGCTGATTATGGTGTTATGGATTATTATGGTGTTTCAACCTTTGTAACTGGTATTTTTAGAACATGGCTTGGAATGGGAAGTGTTGAAGATGCTTCAAAATTAGCATCTATGTTGATGCTTTTTGTTTTTCTACTTATCTTTCTTGAGAGGTTTCAAAGAAAAAACAAAAGGTACAAAAGTAGTGGAAAAGATTTTAAACCTATTGTAAAAGAAAAAATTACTGGATTTAAAGCAGTTTTAGCATTTTTTGCCTGTTTTATTCCATTTTTCTTTGGATTTTTATTACCTTTTTCTCAAATGAGTTATTGGTTTTATATCTCTTATGAAGAGATTATTGATGAAGACTTTTTAACTATACTTTACCAAACATTAGGTTTAGGAATTTCTAGTTCAATTATAATTACTGCCTTAGCTTTTATAATTGTTTATAATGTGAGAATTCATAAAAGTAAAATTGCAGATAATCTTGTACAAATAGCAAAACTAGGTTATTCAATTCCAGGTGCTGTTGTAGCTGTTGGTGTATTAAGTTTTTTCTCATATATAGATAAAAGTTTTGATATTTTATTAAGTGGTACAGTTATTGCTGTAATTTTTGGTTATATCGTTAGGTTTATTGCTATTTCAATAAATAATTATGAATCTGGATTTAGTAAGATTCCTCAAAGTTATGATGATGCATGTAAAACTATGCAAGTTGGTAGTTTTTATACTTTTTTTAAAGTGATTTTTCCTTTATTAAAAGGTTCAATTATGACAAGTTTTATAGTTATTTTTATTGAGACATTAAAAGAATTACCTCTAACAATGATTTTAAGACCATTTAATTTTGATACTTTACCTGTATTATCCCATGAACTTGTAACTCAAGCTCAGGTTATAGAATCAGCAGTCCCTGCAATGTTTATAGTATTGTTTGGTATGGTATCAGTTTTAGTACTTGTAAAAAAGATGGTGAAGGATTAG
- a CDS encoding AraC family transcriptional regulator, translating to MSDIFYVNNNFKNVTLNKHFHEEYTISLVYEGAHFFANEKEKHKIVPGIIQVVNPYEIHTTNNSTWSHLNIMPTVSLVNSIAKDILKKDSLETIHFNSFINDEKASYLFITMFETFESKEINDLAVDNAIFDFLDYILKYHSTIKENQIIEDKKTTKSFSSTIDFIDANIRDLNISLDDLSKNAGLSKFHFSREFKRNFGISPSHFVQIKKVNKVRELLKTDMSLSTIAYESGFSDQSYMIKVFRKYSGYTPSLIKKVSS from the coding sequence ATGAGCGATATATTTTATGTTAATAACAACTTTAAAAATGTTACTTTAAATAAGCACTTTCATGAAGAATATACTATTAGTTTAGTATATGAAGGTGCACATTTTTTTGCAAATGAAAAAGAAAAACATAAAATAGTGCCTGGAATAATTCAAGTTGTAAATCCATATGAGATACATACTACAAACAATAGTACATGGTCCCATCTAAATATTATGCCAACTGTTTCTTTGGTTAATTCTATTGCAAAAGATATACTTAAAAAAGATAGTTTAGAGACGATTCATTTTAATAGTTTTATAAATGATGAAAAAGCTTCATATTTGTTTATAACTATGTTTGAAACCTTTGAATCTAAAGAGATAAATGATTTAGCAGTTGATAATGCAATATTTGATTTTTTAGATTATATATTAAAATACCATTCAACAATTAAAGAGAATCAAATAATTGAAGATAAAAAAACAACAAAAAGTTTTTCTTCAACAATAGATTTTATTGATGCAAATATAAGAGATTTAAACATCTCCTTAGATGATTTATCAAAAAATGCAGGATTGTCAAAGTTTCATTTTTCTAGGGAGTTTAAAAGAAATTTTGGTATTTCCCCTTCCCATTTTGTTCAAATAAAAAAAGTGAATAAAGTAAGAGAACTTTTAAAAACTGATATGTCTTTATCAACTATTGCTTATGAAAGTGGTTTTTCTGACCAGTCTTATATGATAAAAGTTTTTAGGAAATATTCAGGTTATACACCATCTTTGATTAAGAAAGTAAGCTCTTAA
- a CDS encoding GNAT family N-acetyltransferase yields MILKIADNNDVEGILNLHSKYQVDTIKEEDKKDGFVTTSFTKEQLEDIIKKEKGIFVAIDNDEVVGYVMSASWQYWSKWPMFAFMIEDLPKLQYQGKQITIDNSYQYGPVCIDKRYRGSGLLEKLFDFAIEEMSKKYEILVTFVNKINPRSYEAHKRKMGLEVIQEFQFNNNNYYEFVFDTSKRVLKEK; encoded by the coding sequence GTGATTTTAAAAATAGCTGACAATAATGATGTAGAAGGTATCTTAAATTTACACAGTAAGTATCAAGTTGATACTATAAAAGAAGAAGACAAAAAAGATGGTTTTGTTACAACTTCTTTTACAAAAGAACAATTAGAAGATATTATAAAAAAAGAAAAAGGTATTTTTGTAGCAATTGATAATGATGAAGTTGTTGGATATGTTATGTCTGCATCTTGGCAGTATTGGTCAAAATGGCCAATGTTTGCATTTATGATTGAAGATTTGCCAAAGCTTCAATATCAAGGAAAACAAATTACAATTGATAATTCATACCAATATGGACCAGTTTGTATTGATAAAAGATATAGAGGCTCAGGACTTTTGGAAAAACTTTTTGATTTTGCAATTGAAGAGATGTCAAAAAAATATGAGATTTTAGTTACCTTTGTAAATAAAATAAATCCAAGGTCATATGAAGCCCACAAAAGAAAAATGGGACTTGAAGTTATCCAAGAGTTTCAGTTTAACAATAATAACTATTATGAATTTGTATTTGATACTTCAAAAAGAGTTTTAAAAGAAAAATAG
- a CDS encoding ABC transporter ATP-binding protein, producing the protein MTNVGISVKNYSIAFGNTQILNDVSLSVKQGEIVTILGPSGCGKSTILRSIASLEENYTGEIFINEHCLIANGKRECHKDIGYIFQDYALFPHLNVRQNIEFALYKLNKIERQRRVDKLLKQFDLVDHRHKQIHELSGGQQQRVSIARVLAYEPKVILLDEPFANLDTLLRNKTKVWLKKLIKELGLSAILVTHDQKEALSMSDKIAIINNKRVEQFGTPKKLFEEPNSFYVANFLNKINKLPERLIEKIGCSVPKDYVGIVPIDKIKVVADKSKIKATILDVSYCGDFYELDVILDDYENTEIIVKTFCIDCLEESSICYLDIDIKDIKLVRK; encoded by the coding sequence ATGACAAACGTAGGTATTAGTGTAAAAAATTATTCAATTGCTTTTGGTAATACTCAAATTTTAAATGATGTATCTTTAAGTGTAAAGCAAGGGGAGATTGTAACTATCTTAGGACCAAGTGGTTGTGGTAAAAGTACAATTTTAAGATCAATCGCATCACTTGAAGAAAATTATACCGGAGAAATATTTATCAATGAACATTGCTTAATAGCAAATGGAAAAAGGGAGTGTCACAAAGATATTGGTTATATTTTTCAAGATTATGCATTGTTTCCACACTTAAACGTAAGACAAAATATTGAATTTGCCTTATATAAACTAAACAAAATAGAAAGACAAAGAAGAGTTGATAAACTTTTAAAACAATTTGATTTAGTTGACCATAGACATAAACAAATCCATGAATTAAGTGGAGGACAACAACAAAGAGTTTCTATTGCTAGAGTTTTAGCCTATGAACCAAAGGTTATATTACTTGATGAGCCATTTGCAAATTTAGATACACTTCTAAGAAATAAAACAAAAGTTTGGTTAAAAAAATTAATCAAAGAGTTAGGGCTTAGTGCAATACTTGTAACCCATGACCAAAAAGAAGCTCTTAGTATGTCTGATAAAATTGCAATAATTAACAACAAAAGAGTAGAGCAATTTGGAACACCTAAAAAACTATTTGAAGAGCCAAACTCTTTTTATGTAGCAAATTTTTTAAATAAAATTAATAAACTTCCAGAAAGATTGATTGAAAAAATTGGATGTAGTGTTCCAAAAGACTATGTAGGGATTGTTCCAATTGACAAAATAAAAGTTGTAGCTGATAAATCTAAAATCAAAGCAACTATTTTAGATGTATCTTATTGTGGTGATTTTTATGAGTTGGATGTGATTTTAGATGATTATGAAAATACAGAGATTATAGTAAAAACTTTTTGTATTGATTGTTTAGAAGAGAGTTCAATTTGTTATTTAGATATTGATATAAAAGATATAAAACTAGTTAGGAAATAG